The Candidatus Thermoplasmatota archaeon DNA window GCCGCGCATGGCTCAGGCTCGAGCCCGGCACCTACCGGCGGCAATTCCTCTTCGTGCTCGCGTCGTTCATGCTCTGGAACGTCAACGACGGGACATACGTGCTCGTCGGAACGCTCCGCCCCTCGCTCGTGGGCGGCCGCCCGTTCCCTGAAATCGTCATCCTCCTGAACGTTCTCCAGCTGCTCGTCGCGGTCGCGCTCGCGGGCCTCGTCGCCTACCGGGCCGCGCGACGCGCCGGGGAGACCGGCGCCGACGACCGGCTCCTCGTCCTCATCGTGGGCCTCGGAACGATCCCGACGGCGCTCCAGTTCCTCGGGTCCACGATCCACTTCCTCTGGGATGGGCTCATCACGGTCATCCTGTTCTACGGCGTCGCGAAGTACCGCATCCTCGACCTCGACCTCAAGGTCAAGATCACGATCCGCCGCGGCGCGCTCGGCGGCGCGGCGGGCGCCATCATGCTCATCGTGCAGCAGGCCGTCGAGCAGTACGCGGGAAGCGAGTTCGGCGAGTCCGGCATCCTCGTCGGCGCCGCCGTCGCGGGCATCGCGCTCTTCGCGCTGACACCGCTCCAGCGATTCGCCGAGAAGCTCGGAGACAAGGCGATGCCGCAGGTCGAGAACACGGACGCCTACTTCACGTACCGCCGCGTCGAGCTGTACCGCGTCGCGCTCGAGGGGATGATGCGCGACGGCCACCTCGACCTCAAGGAGACGCGCGCCCTCGTGGCCCTCCGAGAGGAGCTGCGCATCACGGCCGCGGACCACGACCGGCTCGAGGAGGAGCTGAGGTCGAAGCTCCGGAACCGCGCCGCGGCCGCGACGACGCCGACGCCCGCGTGATCAACGCGCGATCGTCGGCGACGCTTCGCGCGCGGGCTGGGTCTCGACGGGGGGAGCCTCGCGCCCGGCGCGCGCGAGCAGGACGGCGGCCGCCGCGAGGAACGCCCCCCCGGCGGCCCACACGAGCGGATCGCCCGCGGCGGTCCGCGAAAGCATCGCGCCCGCAAAGAGGCCGGCGCCCGCCGCCGCGACGGCGCGGATGAGCGCGGTGCCCGCGAAGAGCGCGGGGGCGTGGCCGCGCGGGGCGAGCCACATCTGGAGGTTGCCGATCGCGAGGTCGACCGCGGCCGTGCCGAGACCGTTCAGCGTGTAGATCGCAAGGACGAGGAGGATCGGGTAGCCCGCGTTCGACGCGACCATCCAGAGCACCGCGGCGGCCGCGAGCGTCCCGGCGCCGACGGCCGCGACGGCGCCGTGGCCCGAAAGCGTCCGGACGAGACCGAGAGGATCGACGAGGCGGGGGCCGAGCGCGAAGCGGCGGCCCGCGACGCGCACCGCAACGCCCGTCGCCGCGGCGCTGCGCGCGCGGTCGCTCAGCCAGCCCAGGACCGGGAACGCGACGAGCGCGACGACCTGGCTCCACGCGACGAGAAGAAGGGTCGTCGACTCGGGGTAGCCGCCCCCGATGAGGAGCATGGCGACGCCGAAGGGGACGAAGAGGTGGAGGCCCGTCGTGAGGGCGATGAAGCCGGGAAGCGCCCGGCGGTAGGCGTGAGCGCTCCGGAAGGCCGAGACGATGTTGCCGGTGGACCCGGGCGCGGGGACGTGCACGCGGGCGGGGATGCGCGAGATGAACACCGCGCCGACGAGGCCCGCGAGGGCGCCCACCGCGAACACGAGGGCGAGGGCGTGCGCGTCCCCCTGACGGTCGCCGAGCCACCACGCGGAGGCGGCGAGCGCGACGAGGCCGGAGAGCGTCATGATGCC harbors:
- a CDS encoding MFS transporter, yielding MALTGAPAIPMPGARDAARPRPETPERAYWAVLADGAATRAMEVLAGGAVLTALAVALGADGTLLGLLLVALPALAQAAQVAGVHWIRRSGRVKPLCLGLVLPARLLLLAAAAVPYVLTGSVAALALVPLVLVSGLFANASGVAWGVWMNELLPRERLGRFYALRLGIMTLSGLVALAASAWWLGDRQGDAHALALVFAVGALAGLVGAVFISRIPARVHVPAPGSTGNIVSAFRSAHAYRRALPGFIALTTGLHLFVPFGVAMLLIGGGYPESTTLLLVAWSQVVALVAFPVLGWLSDRARSAAATGVAVRVAGRRFALGPRLVDPLGLVRTLSGHGAVAAVGAGTLAAAAVLWMVASNAGYPILLVLAIYTLNGLGTAAVDLAIGNLQMWLAPRGHAPALFAGTALIRAVAAAGAGLFAGAMLSRTAAGDPLVWAAGGAFLAAAAVLLARAGREAPPVETQPAREASPTIAR